The following DNA comes from Dehalococcoidia bacterium.
AGGGCGTCGGAGAGCGCCAGCCAGGAAGCCTCGATGATGTCGGTGCTGGCGCCGACGGTCTGCCAGGTGTGGTCTTCGTCGCTGCACTCGATCAGGACGCGCACGGAGGCGCCGGTCCCGCTGCCGGAGTCGATGATGCGGACTTTGTAGTCCACCAGTCGCACCTCGGAGATCCGGGGGAAGAACTCGCCCAGCGCCTTGCGCACGGCGGCGTCCAGGGCGTTCACGGGTCCGTTTCCGTCTGCCGCCGTCTGCACGATCTGGTCCTCGTTCCCCGGCCCGCGGCCGTAGACACGGACCTTGACCATCGCCTCTGCCTGCATCTCGGTGCGGCCGCTGCCGCCGTTCAGGTGCCGCCGGCGCTCGACGATCCAGAAGTCGTCGAGGTCGAACGGGGGGTGGTAACCGGGTAGCGTCCGGCGGACCAGGAGCTCGAGCGAGGCGTCCGCGCCCTCGTACTGGTAGCCGGCGGCCTCCTTCTCCTTGACGAGCTCGGCGATACGCCGGGCGTCGTCACGCGTCAAGGGAAAGTCGATCCCCAGTTCCGCCACTTTGTCCAGCAGGCCGCGGCTACCCCCTAGCTCCGAGACCAGCAGCCGGCGCTCGTTCCCCACGAGGGCCGGGTCGATGTGCTGGTAAGCGCTCTCGACCTTGATGACGCCGTCCGTGTGGTAGCCGGCCTTGTGGGCGAAGGCGCTTGCCCCGACGTACGACTGCGGCTGCCACGGCGCCATGTTCGCGACCTCGCTTACGAAGTGCGAGACCTCCGTCAGCTTCGCGAGCTGCTCGGGCGTAACGACCTTGCGGTCCATCTTGAGGACGAGGCCGGCGATGATGCTGCACATGTTGGCGTTACCGCAGCGCTCGCCGTAGCCGTTGATGCAGGCCTGGACTTGCTCGACGCCGTACTCGACGGCAAGGAGGCTGTTCGCCACCGCGACGTCGGCGTCGTTGTGGCAATGGATCCCGAGAGAGACGCCGGGCAGGGACTTCTGCGCGACCTCTATGGCGCGCACCAGGGCCGTCGGCAGGGTGCCGCCGTTGGTGTCGCAGAGGACCAGGCCGTCGGCGCCGGCCTGAGCCGCGGCCCGCAGGCAGGCGAGCGCGTAGGCCTGGTCGGAGGCAAAGCCGTCGAAGAAGTGCTCGGCGTCGAAAAAGACCAGCTTGCCTTTGGCCTTCAAGAAGCGCACGGAGTCGGCGATCATCGAGAGGTTCTCTTCGGGGCTGGTCTCGAGGACGCGCTTCACGTGGATGTCGCTGGCCTTGCCGACGATTGTCACGGCCTCGGTGCCGGCGGCGACGAGCGCGTTCAGCGTGGGGTCGTTCGCGGCCTCGCCGCCGGCGCGGCGGGTCGAGCCGAAGGCGACGAGCTTGGCCCGGAGGCGCAGGTCCGGCGCGCGCTGAAAGAACTCGACGTCCTTCGGGTTCGCGCCCGGCCAGCCTCCTTCGATGAAGTGCACGCCGAGCTCGTCAAGCTTCTTGGCAATCCGCAGCTTGTCTTCGACGGAGAGCGAGATGCCCTCCATCTGGGCGCCGTCACGCAGGGTGGTGTCGTATAGCTGTACGGGCATTGTTGGGGACCTCCGGTCGTCGCGCCGCGAGGAACTGCGGCGCGGACGTTACTGGCGCCGTGGTGCTAGGCAGCGCCAATCGCCCGCCCCGTTGATACGGGGCGTGGCATGACCTCCGGAGGGTATTTCGGACGCATTTCCATAAGAGTACCAGCCATATTAGTTCATCGGAAGGAGTGCCTCAGTCGTGAAGCGAAGGAAGCCGTTCCGGTGACCATGAGCTGGCGCGCGGGCAGGCCCCCTTAACCTTTTCCAAGCGCCCCGGCTGGTACAATCGCTGGCTGACAAGTGGAAAGCTAGAAGGCGAGTAACAGATGGCGAAGGTGCATTTTGGCGTTACGGTGCCGCAGATCCGCCGGACCTGGCAGGAAGCAAAGGCGGCCGCTACGGAATTCGAGGCCCTCGGTTTCGACTCGATCTGGGTGAACGACCACCTCTACGGGCCGCAGGGACCGCAGATGGCGATCCTGGAAGCGTGGTCGATGGTCGCGGCCCTGGCCGCGATCACATCCCGGGTGGAGATTGGCACGCTGGTCACGCCTGCCGGGATGCGGAACCCGGCGCAGCTTGGCAAGGTCATCGCTACGGTGGACAACATCGCCGGGGGCCGCGTGATCCCGGGCCTTGGCGCTGGCTGGATGGCGCGCGAGTTCACGGACTTCGGCATGCCCTTCCTGCCGACGCCACAACGCCTCGGCCAGCTGCGGGAGACCGTCCAACTGCTGCGCAAGATGTGGGACCCGGAACAGCAGGGCGTCACCTTCGAGGGAAAGTACGTGCAGGCCCACAACGTCTTCTGCGAGCCGAAGCCGCCGCGGCGGCCGCCGATCCTGATCGGCGGCTCGGGCGAGCAGGTGACGATGAAGATTGCCGCGCGCTACGCCGACATCTGGAACAACCTGGCGGGCCACCAGCACCGCCTGGAGCACAAGGTGCAGGTGCTGCGCGACCACTGCAAGGCCGTCGGCCGCGACCCGAGCGAGATCGTGATCTCCCAGCAGTGCCTCGTCACGCTCGCGCCCAGCGAGGCAGAGGCGGAGCCGATGACGCAGCGGGCCAAGCAGCTGTTCGGCGGGCACATGGGTGACCCCACGGGACCGCTGGCGCTGACGGGCACGGCCGAGCGAGTCCGCGAGCAGATCCAGAAGCACGTTGACCTGGGCTGCACCATGTTCGTCATGGAGTTCTTCGGGCGTGACACGCGCGAGCCGGCGCGGCTTTTCGCCGAGACCGTAATGCCCCACTTCCGTTAGCATGCGTTAGCGACAAGCTCGCTGCGCTTGGAGAGGGGTGGCGTTTGGCAGACAAGAGGGCGCTGATTACCGGGATTACGGGCCAGGACGGGTCCTATCTTGCCGAGCTCTTGCTCGGGAAGGGCTACGAGGTGCACGGCATCGTACGGCGCTCTAGCACGACGACCCGCGAGCGCATCGAGCACCTGCACCGGCTCGTAGAGGCCAGACAGAGCGCCCTGCGCCTGCACTACGCGGACATGCTCGACACCGGATCGCTGGTGAAGGTGGTCGAGCAGGTGCAACCCGACGAGGTGTACAACCTCGCGGCGCAGTCGCACGTCCGCATCAGCTTCGACGTGCCCGAGTTGACCTATGAGGTCACCGGTATGGGCGCCTTCCGCATGCTGGAGGCCGTGCGGCGCGCGGCGCCGGAAGCGCGCGTCTACCAGGCGGGCTCTTCCGAGATGTTTGGCAGCGCCGGCGGCGACTACCAGGACGAGTCGACGCCTTTCCGCCCACGCAGCCCGTATGGCATCGCCAAGGTGTTCGCCCACCATACGGCCGTGCACTACCGCGAGGCGTACGGCCTGTTCGTAGCGAACGGCATCATGTTCAACCACGAATCCCCCCGGCGGGGCGAGAACTTCGTCACGCGCAAGGTGGCGCGCGCCGCGGCACGCATCTCCAGAGGCCTCGAGAAGGAGCTGCGCCTGGGAGCTCTCGATGCGCGGCGCGACTGGGGTTACGCGCCGGAGTACGTGGAAGCCATGTGGCTCATGCTTCAGCAGGAGCGACCGGACGACTATGTCATCGCCACTGGCGAGGCCCACACGGTCGAGGAGTTCGTGGCCGCCGCCTTCGAAGTCGTCGGCCTCGACTGGCGCTATTTCGTCGTCCATGACGCCCAGTACGACAGGCCGACCGAGGTGCACTTCCTCCGCGGCAACGCGGCGAAGGCGAGGCGCGAGCTGGGCTGGGCGCCACGGACCACCTTCGCCGGCCTGGTCCGCCTGATGGTCCAGGCCGAACTGGACGCCCAGCCTCACTAGCAGGCCGGCCGCCGGCTCCCGACGCTTGGTGCCCGCGCTGCCTCCGCCAAAGGTCTGAGGCACGGACCCGTCTTGCGCTTCATGAAAGGCCGCGCGCAGCGCCCGAAACTGGCCTCAGAGCTACGAGGAGGGCGGAGATGGCGCTCGCAAGCTGGTATCGAGAAGACCCCTTGCCGGAACTACCCCGGCTCGACGGGCTGCAGATCGGGGTCGCGCGCGACTCCGGCGAACTGGCGCGCCTCGCCGGCCTCCCTGTCGAGGCGGTGGAGACGCGCTGGGAAGGCGGCCACACCGCCTACGTCGCGAGGTTGTTCGGGCGGCCGGTGGCGTACGGCTGGGTGGCGGGGCTCAGCGCCCGCATCGGCGAGCTGGACCTTGCCTTTCGCCTGGCGCCGGACGAGCGCTACCTCTGGGACTTCGAGACGGTGCGGCACTGCCGTGGCCGCGGGATCTATCCGAGGCTTCTGCAGGCGATCATCGAGGCGGAGGTGGACGCGAAAAAGTTCTGGATCATCCACGCTCCCGAGAACCTGCCCTCCGGTGTTGGCATCGAGCGGGCGGGCTTCACCGTCACCGCTGAGCTTTCCTTGCGCGCTAACGGCGAGCCCGGGCTGGTGCCGCTGGGGCCGGTCGACCGCGTCCTGGATGCCGCGGACCTCCTCGGCGTCCCCCTGGTGCGCTCGGGCGTCTCGCCGTGCTGGTCCTGCGGGCGCCGGAGCCATGCTTGCGGCTGCGGACCCGATGCCGAAGATGAGGCGGGCTGCGCCTGCTGGCTTCTGCCCGCTGCCGTCTGAAGTGTGAATTGCGTCACTCCCGGCGCGCTTTAACGGCGCTTTGCTGCGTTTCGCGGGCCAATTAGTGCCTGGTGTTATGGCGAAGTGCCGAAAAATAGCGTAAGGGTGACGTATATGAGCGCCATATATGTGGAAATGGCAAAGAGCGACTCTCTCCCGATCATGGCCGCCGCCGGCTGCCCGGCCGGAGCGGCCGTCCTGGCCGGGCTCCAAGTAACGCGCGTCTGCGGGCGCGAGCGGCTGGCGTTGCTGAGCGGTTCGTTCGAGAGGGTCGTCGCGGCTCGGAAGGCGTCAGGCCAGACTCCTTACGTCGCGATGCTGGACGAGGCGCCGATCGCATACGCCTGGGTGGCGCGGGGGATGGCCCACATTGGCCAGGCCGGCCTGAGCTTCCACGTCCCCCCAGGCGACGCCTACCTCTGCGAAGTCGTCGCCATCGATCCTCGCGGCGAGGACCTCGTGCCGGAAGTGCTGAAGGCCATCGTGCGGCGAGAAGGGGCGGTGCGGCTCTGGGCGGCAGCCGGGTGCTATCACGGGGCGACGGCGGCGCAGCTGGAAGCCGCCGGCTTCGAGCTTGCCGCCTCGCTCGAGGGCGCCGGCACCGCGCAGGCGCGCCTGCGCGCGGGCCCGCGGCGGGACCTGGCACAGGCGGCCGCCTGCTTCCTGCAACTCCGCCTGGCCGGCCACGCCAGGACGCCAGCCCGGGGCCGGCGGTCTACCGACGCCGCGCGGGCTGCCGCCCCCAGGCTCGTCGCCTGATGGGCTAGAGGATGTAGCGCCAACGAAGAGGCCTCCGCCAGGCGGAGGCCTCTGCTTTTTCGCGCGTCCTTAGCGGCGCGCGCCTGCGCGGGCGCGGCCGTTCGCCTTCGCGCCGTTAACGTGGGTATCGGCGCGCAGGCGGAACTCCGGCTCGAGGGCCTTGTGGGTATCGACGAGGCCGGTGTAGGCGATCTCGGTCGTGCCCGCCATCGCGGCGCCGAAGAAGCCCTGCTTGCGCATTTCGAGCGCCTTTTCCTGCGAGCGGCGCCGGGCCTCGTCCCAGGCCGGCCCCTCGAATACGTCGACCACGTTCCGGGTGAAGTGCCCGGTCGCGTTCATCGACATCGCCAGGCCGGATACGATGGGGTGACAGTAGGGGCCGTTGACGGCGGTGTTGATCGGCACCGGCAGCAGCGGCATGACATGGGAGCCACGCGCGTCGCCGGTGACGTAGTGAGTGATGAGGAACGGCTCCGTAACTTCCTCCGGCGCCGGGAAGATGCCCTGCGTGCGCACGATGGCGATCGGGTCGTCCTTGCCCGTGTACTTGCCGGCGATGTTGTGGAGGCGTGTGGCCGACACCGAGACGACCTGTTCGTCGGGCTTGTAGCGAGACCAGATGGACTCGATGGCGAAGCGGTCGGTGTTCTGGATTAGCGCCGCGACGTCCCAGACCCGCTCCGGCACGTCAAGCCGAATGAGGCGGTCCTCGCTCTTGCCCCGGGCGCTCTTGTAGTCCATGTCGATCAGGTCGAGCGTGAATCCCTTGTGCATCTTCGGGTTCAGGAGCAAGCCGCCGTCGTGCATGGGGTCGCAGAAGGCCAGGTACAGGGGCAGGTTGTAGGCGCCCGGGCCGCATTTGTCGGCGGCGAAGACCAGGAAGGCCTCGGCGGCGCGGTCAGGGCTCTTGGGGTCGCGTTCGAACTCGATCTCGGCCACGCCGGGCCCGGCGCCGCGGACGTTTCCGGAGGGAGCGTCCACCAGGAGGTCCTGGCCGGCGCCGTAGCAGCCCTCTTCTCGCGCGATTTCCGTGGCCGCCATGAAGCAGTCCCAGGCGAATTTGTGCACGGCGTTAGCGCCGGTGCCGTGGGTGTGCGACATGATCAGGGCGATGTCGTCGCCCGTGTACGTGACCATGCCGTCGATCAGGAGGTTGCCGATGGCGGCTTCCATCCGCTTGCGGACTTCGTCGAGCATGCGGTCCGTCGGCCGCGTGTGCCCGCCGATGCTGCCGACGTCGGCCTTTATGGCTGACAGGGTGACCTTCACGAGAGAGCCTCCTTGGAACTTAGCGGCGGATCATTCCGCCGCCGCCATGCAATGAAAAGCGGCACCCTACGGGTGCCGCCGGCCAACCAAGGTGGATGCCTGGGGGCGCTTGGACAGAGGACCTACGTCACTGCCGAAGCACATGCTCAACACCTGCCGAATCCTAAGATCGGGCCCAGATGCCGGTCAAGGCGCATTCGGACTATCAGTCCGGGCCGAAAACATAGCGATTGCATTTCGGCGCGATGCTGGCCGGGTCGCCAGAGCGGGAAAAGTGCGGCCGGGGCCTATCATGGAGTCTGGCACTGAGAAGGCGATGTCGAGGAGGACGCCGATGAACGACACCCGCGAACTCGTCCAGACCGCGCGCGCCCTGGTGGCGCCGGGCAAGGGGATCCTGGCCGCCGACGAGAGCTCCGGCACCATCAAGCGCCGCTTCGATGCCATCGGTGTCGAAAGTACGGCCGAGAGCAGGCGTGATTATCGGGAGCTGCTGTTCCGGACGCCCGGGGTGTCCGAGTTCATCAGCGGTGTCATCCTCTACGACGAGACCATTCGCCAGCAGGCCGCCGATGGCACGCCGCTCGTGAGCTTGTTGGAGGGCCAGGGCATCATCCCCGGGATCAAGGTCGATACGGGGACCAGGCCTCTCGCCTTCGCCCCGGGCGAGGTCGTCACCGAGGGTCTGGACGGGCTGCGCGAGCGTTTCGCCGAGTACAGAGCGCTTGGCGCGCGCTTCAGCAAGTGGCGGGCCGTGATCACCATCGGCCAGGGAATGCCCACGGACTACTGCATCCAGGTGAATGCCCATGCCCTCGCCCGGTACGCGGCTCTGAGCCAGGAGGCTGGCATCGTCCCCATCGTCGAGCCCGAAGTGCTGATGGACGGCGATCACAGCATCGACCGCTGCTTCGAGGTCACCCGTGCGACCCTGCGAGAGGTCTTCTGGGAGCTCGGCCGCCAGCGGGTCGCCCTGGAAGGGATGCTGCTGAAGCCGAACATGGTGCTCTCCGGCGCCGCGGCTCCGGAGCGGGCGCCGCCGGAGGAAGTCGCGCGGCGGACCATTGCCTGCTTCAAGGAAGTCGTGCCGGCGGCTGTGCCCGGCATCGTCTTCCTCTCCGGCGGCCAGTCGGACGAGGAAGCGACCGTGAACCTCGATGCGATCAACCGCCACGCGGCGGAAGTGGGCGCCCCATGGGAGCTGAGCTTCTCCTACGGCAGGGGGCTGCAGGCCGCACCCCAGAAGGCCTGGGCTGGCAAGCGTGAGAACGTCGAGGCAGCGCAGCGCGCCTTCTACCACCGGGCGAAGGTCACGGCCGCCGCCCGGCAGGGGCGCTACACGCCGGAGATGGAGCGAGAGGCGGCCGCGGCGCCGCTGGCGCAACCCTAGCGCATCAGCGTCCGCCGGGCGCGGTCCGGGTGGTCCCGGTAGCGAAGGTCGGTGATGTCGTCGATGCAGCGCTGGCGGTGCAAGAAGTAGAGGGCGGCCAGGACGGCGCCCGCGTCAGCGGCGAGAAACAGCAATACGGCGATCTCCGCGCTGGACAACGACCGGCCTCCATGCCAATCGCGCACGCTTCCTCATTAGGAAAACGCCGCACTTCCGGTCCTGTTGCAGCGACGGAGATTGACAGGCCTTCCCGCCGCGCGAATGATCAGCGCGCCTCGCCTGAGTAAGTCCTTTTCGAGGTGGCGCCGTGACGACGACCGAAGACCGTCTCTGCGAGTGGGATGCCCTGCCCAACCCCGACTACAACCTCTGGACCATTGGCAACTCTTCAGAAGTGGTGCCGGGCATCTCGACACCTTTCATTTCCACGACGGGCGCTCACTTCGAGGCCGAGTCGCTCCGGTTAGTGGTCGATCAGCTGGGCATAGCCGACCAGGTGCGGGTACACGATCCGCCCATCGGGAACTGGGCGGCGGTGATCGGCGGACGCTGGGCGCTGAACCTGGCGCTGTTCAACGCGATGCTCTCCACCTGGCAGGTAGAGGGCGCGTCCGGCGTGATGGAGCAGTTCATAACCTCCACGGAGGGGCGCGACATCTCGGCGGCCGCTGCCAGCGATCCCGCGCTGGCGCGGAGAGTCCTTGCCCGCGTCCGCCGGCTTCGCGGCCAACTGGAACGCGCCGTGGAGGGCGACCGCCTCTGGGTCGAGGAGGTGCGGGCCCGCGAGCGGGCGCGCGACTTCAGCAGGATGAGCCTGCGCCAGCTCTGGGACCACATCCTGCGGCTGCGCCGCGTGTGCTCGCGGCTGCTTGCCCGGCACCTCCACGTCTCGACAGCGGCCGGGGACTACGCCGACCGGCTGAACAAGTTCCTGGACGCCGCCCTGCCGGGGCATGACCCGGCGCTGGTGATCATCCTGACCAGCGCCCTTCGCGACGTCGAGAGCGCGGCGCCGGCCAAGGGCGCCTGGGATGTCGCGAAGCTGGTAGCCTCGCGGGAGCGCCTGGCGGCGGAGGTGCGGAAGCTATCCCCGCACGAGATCGCGGAGCGGCTGCGGTCGCCTTCGGACGACGACTGGGCCGCCTTCGCCGATAGCTTCGCGGCCTTCATCCAGCGCTTCGGGTTCCGGGGCATGGGGGAGGTTGACCCGGCGTTCGCGGACTGGGAGGAAGAGCCGGCATTCGCCTTGAGCACGATCAAGACCTTCCTGGACGCGCCGCCGGACAAGGACCCGTACGCGCGCGAGGCCGCGGCAGCCGCCTTCCGCGAGGCCACGGAGGCGCAGGTGCTGTCCGCCGTCCCGCGGGGGATGCGATCGCAATACCGCGAGCTCCTGGCCGGCGCGCAGAAATTCACCCGCCTGCGAGAGGCGTCGAAGGCGAACTGGGTGCGGGGCGACCGCACGCTGCGGCGGCCGACCCTCGAGATCGGGCGGCGGCTGGTCTCGGCCGGGCTGATCGAGGCCGCGGACGACGTCTTCTGGCTCGTGGAGTCCGAGGTGGCGGAGGCCATCAACGGGAGGCTCGCCCGCGAGCACTCCCTGTCGGTCGTCCCGCGGCGCAAGGCC
Coding sequences within:
- the cimA gene encoding citramalate synthase translates to MPVQLYDTTLRDGAQMEGISLSVEDKLRIAKKLDELGVHFIEGGWPGANPKDVEFFQRAPDLRLRAKLVAFGSTRRAGGEAANDPTLNALVAAGTEAVTIVGKASDIHVKRVLETSPEENLSMIADSVRFLKAKGKLVFFDAEHFFDGFASDQAYALACLRAAAQAGADGLVLCDTNGGTLPTALVRAIEVAQKSLPGVSLGIHCHNDADVAVANSLLAVEYGVEQVQACINGYGERCGNANMCSIIAGLVLKMDRKVVTPEQLAKLTEVSHFVSEVANMAPWQPQSYVGASAFAHKAGYHTDGVIKVESAYQHIDPALVGNERRLLVSELGGSRGLLDKVAELGIDFPLTRDDARRIAELVKEKEAAGYQYEGADASLELLVRRTLPGYHPPFDLDDFWIVERRRHLNGGSGRTEMQAEAMVKVRVYGRGPGNEDQIVQTAADGNGPVNALDAAVRKALGEFFPRISEVRLVDYKVRIIDSGSGTGASVRVLIECSDEDHTWQTVGASTDIIEASWLALSDALEWWLLRHPG
- a CDS encoding TIGR03560 family F420-dependent LLM class oxidoreductase — protein: MAKVHFGVTVPQIRRTWQEAKAAATEFEALGFDSIWVNDHLYGPQGPQMAILEAWSMVAALAAITSRVEIGTLVTPAGMRNPAQLGKVIATVDNIAGGRVIPGLGAGWMAREFTDFGMPFLPTPQRLGQLRETVQLLRKMWDPEQQGVTFEGKYVQAHNVFCEPKPPRRPPILIGGSGEQVTMKIAARYADIWNNLAGHQHRLEHKVQVLRDHCKAVGRDPSEIVISQQCLVTLAPSEAEAEPMTQRAKQLFGGHMGDPTGPLALTGTAERVREQIQKHVDLGCTMFVMEFFGRDTREPARLFAETVMPHFR
- the gmd gene encoding GDP-mannose 4,6-dehydratase; this translates as MADKRALITGITGQDGSYLAELLLGKGYEVHGIVRRSSTTTRERIEHLHRLVEARQSALRLHYADMLDTGSLVKVVEQVQPDEVYNLAAQSHVRISFDVPELTYEVTGMGAFRMLEAVRRAAPEARVYQAGSSEMFGSAGGDYQDESTPFRPRSPYGIAKVFAHHTAVHYREAYGLFVANGIMFNHESPRRGENFVTRKVARAAARISRGLEKELRLGALDARRDWGYAPEYVEAMWLMLQQERPDDYVIATGEAHTVEEFVAAAFEVVGLDWRYFVVHDAQYDRPTEVHFLRGNAAKARRELGWAPRTTFAGLVRLMVQAELDAQPH
- a CDS encoding fructose 1,6-bisphosphatase, which encodes MKVTLSAIKADVGSIGGHTRPTDRMLDEVRKRMEAAIGNLLIDGMVTYTGDDIALIMSHTHGTGANAVHKFAWDCFMAATEIAREEGCYGAGQDLLVDAPSGNVRGAGPGVAEIEFERDPKSPDRAAEAFLVFAADKCGPGAYNLPLYLAFCDPMHDGGLLLNPKMHKGFTLDLIDMDYKSARGKSEDRLIRLDVPERVWDVAALIQNTDRFAIESIWSRYKPDEQVVSVSATRLHNIAGKYTGKDDPIAIVRTQGIFPAPEEVTEPFLITHYVTGDARGSHVMPLLPVPINTAVNGPYCHPIVSGLAMSMNATGHFTRNVVDVFEGPAWDEARRRSQEKALEMRKQGFFGAAMAGTTEIAYTGLVDTHKALEPEFRLRADTHVNGAKANGRARAGARR
- a CDS encoding class I fructose-bisphosphate aldolase, with the protein product MNDTRELVQTARALVAPGKGILAADESSGTIKRRFDAIGVESTAESRRDYRELLFRTPGVSEFISGVILYDETIRQQAADGTPLVSLLEGQGIIPGIKVDTGTRPLAFAPGEVVTEGLDGLRERFAEYRALGARFSKWRAVITIGQGMPTDYCIQVNAHALARYAALSQEAGIVPIVEPEVLMDGDHSIDRCFEVTRATLREVFWELGRQRVALEGMLLKPNMVLSGAAAPERAPPEEVARRTIACFKEVVPAAVPGIVFLSGGQSDEEATVNLDAINRHAAEVGAPWELSFSYGRGLQAAPQKAWAGKRENVEAAQRAFYHRAKVTAAARQGRYTPEMEREAAAAPLAQP
- a CDS encoding PEP-utilizing enzyme, producing MTTTEDRLCEWDALPNPDYNLWTIGNSSEVVPGISTPFISTTGAHFEAESLRLVVDQLGIADQVRVHDPPIGNWAAVIGGRWALNLALFNAMLSTWQVEGASGVMEQFITSTEGRDISAAAASDPALARRVLARVRRLRGQLERAVEGDRLWVEEVRARERARDFSRMSLRQLWDHILRLRRVCSRLLARHLHVSTAAGDYADRLNKFLDAALPGHDPALVIILTSALRDVESAAPAKGAWDVAKLVASRERLAAEVRKLSPHEIAERLRSPSDDDWAAFADSFAAFIQRFGFRGMGEVDPAFADWEEEPAFALSTIKTFLDAPPDKDPYAREAAAAAFREATEAQVLSAVPRGMRSQYRELLAGAQKFTRLREASKANWVRGDRTLRRPTLEIGRRLVSAGLIEAADDVFWLVESEVAEAINGRLAREHSLSVVPRRKAEAKRLADVDLPEVFELPVKAERKTGAAAQGNVLRGLPVSAGKASGRARIVLSTESACEVKMAPGEVLVAPFTDAPWTPLFVAAAAVVVETGGILSHAATVAREYGIPAVVAVKDATSLIREGQLVTVDGMTGEVVLG